TTCTCCCAAGTCCCGTTGAGTCATATTCAACTCTAAACGTTTTTCTTTTAATATTTTACGAAGATTTTTCTCTTCATTACTATTTCTGTTCCTCATTTTGGAACAATAACAGAGAATGAGATTGTACCAAATTTAGGTACAAAAGTGTTTACAAGTCATTCGATATTCGGTAATAGGTCTTCAATGTTCCTAAAATGGGAACAAACCTAGATAAGAACTATGAAGACATTATCATCAGTAAAGGCCTTATTCATTTCCCTAAGCCTATTGGTTTCATACACCATCCCCTATTGTTTAGCGGCAAAAACTGCCTACGTCACGATTGATGGAGATATTATAGAAGATGACGAAAAACATCATAATACCTCCTCAAATGTTTCATGCGCTTTATTGATTTCTTCAGGATCTTCCTATACCGGAACTAATATTGTAATTTCTACAGTTTGTAGATCTAATTCTTTTGGGGATGCGGCGATTTACTCAAAAGGAGGAAAATTTCTCAATTTAGGAGCGAATTATGGTTGGTCCTCAGTTACCGTATCAAAGGGAGGCGTTTATGGTGTTTACAGTTCAGCGATCGAACTGAGTGACATGACCGAAACATCTACTATCTACAATACGAAAATTTATAATTACTCAGATGGGGGAACAGGTATTCGTCTCTGGAATAATTCAAACCTTCTCCTTGATAATGTAGAAATTTATAATGCCTCAGATACGGCGATCCACGCGAGTAGAAACGCTACAATATCAAATAAAGGCAATGGAATTATCAGAATATCAACAACAGGAGATAATAGGGCTTCTATATCCGCAAGCGGAGATTCAAAAGTAACTCTTTATAATACACATATTGAAAATAAAAAATCCAGTACCAGTGGGGTCTTGGTTGGAGATAGTAGTACTATATCTCTTACAAATTCATCTATTTCTTCAGTTAATAACAACACACTGATTTCAGGTGCAGGAAATCTAGAAGTTAGCCTTAGTAACGTGGATTTGTCTAAATCTAAAAATCAGAGAATATCCGCTTCATCTGACTTAACTGTTAATATTCAGAATGGTACTTCTTTCGATGGTTACACTTCTCAAGAAAATGATGGTTCAATTAACATAAATTTAACAAAATCAAGTTGGAACATAACTAAAAATTCTAATTTGTTTTCTCTATCACTAAATGAAAATTCATTTTTAACATTTAACTTCGGGAATGGAGATAAGTTCTACTACATATCCGCTGGTTCTGTTTTCATGGATAAGAGTAGTCAAATAAGGCTTGATCTTGATGAGACGAAAATTTTGAGTATGATCTCTTCCGGTGATGAATTCCAACTATTTTCGGGCGATTTGACGAATTATAATCTTTCAGATATTGATATGTTCAACTCTGACGGATCATATAAATTAACTTATGAAGAAGGGGAATCGGGAAAGGGATGGTTCAAATTAATAGGATATGACGTTGTTCCCGAACCATCGACTTCTACCATGAGTCTATTAGGAATTGTTTGTATTCTCCTAAAGAGACGGAGGGTTTGATAGAAAAAAGGAAGATCGTAAGTTGATCTTCCTTTTTTCTATATTGTTCACCTTCAAATAATTAGGATATAATGAAAATATTATAAAATAGTTTGGTTAGTCAAGTATGTAGGTCCCAAAAATATCACAGAACAATACGGTCATCACGAAAACCTACACGGCGCGCCGTGTGGAACCGTCC
This region of Akkermansia muciniphila genomic DNA includes:
- a CDS encoding PEP-CTERM sorting domain-containing protein (PEP-CTERM proteins occur, often in large numbers, in the proteomes of bacteria that also encode an exosortase, a predicted intramembrane cysteine proteinase. The presence of a PEP-CTERM domain at a protein's C-terminus predicts cleavage within the sorting domain, followed by covalent anchoring to some some component of the (usually Gram-negative) cell surface. Many PEP-CTERM proteins exhibit an unusual sequence composition that includes large numbers of potential glycosylation sites. Expression of one such protein has been shown restore the ability of a bacterium to form floc, a type of biofilm.), with amino-acid sequence MKTLSSVKALFISLSLLVSYTIPYCLAAKTAYVTIDGDIIEDDEKHHNTSSNVSCALLISSGSSYTGTNIVISTVCRSNSFGDAAIYSKGGKFLNLGANYGWSSVTVSKGGVYGVYSSAIELSDMTETSTIYNTKIYNYSDGGTGIRLWNNSNLLLDNVEIYNASDTAIHASRNATISNKGNGIIRISTTGDNRASISASGDSKVTLYNTHIENKKSSTSGVLVGDSSTISLTNSSISSVNNNTLISGAGNLEVSLSNVDLSKSKNQRISASSDLTVNIQNGTSFDGYTSQENDGSININLTKSSWNITKNSNLFSLSLNENSFLTFNFGNGDKFYYISAGSVFMDKSSQIRLDLDETKILSMISSGDEFQLFSGDLTNYNLSDIDMFNSDGSYKLTYEEGESGKGWFKLIGYDVVPEPSTSTMSLLGIVCILLKRRRV